In Nitratireductor sp. GISD-1A_MAKvit, a genomic segment contains:
- the repB gene encoding plasmid partitioning protein RepB — MSKRKDHLKALFGGTGEGEAASPAPEPKPAPRAPETKPAPSPAKADAPPRSSSGAVKAMGLTLSSMTREVEDARAIRESLAKGERIVEVDPELIDPSLVRDRLSREDDGDEDFNALVESVRENGQQVPVLLRPHPTETGRFQVAYGHRRVRAAARLKRPVQAIVRTLNDDELVLAQGKENTERRNLSFIERAFFADALMRHGFDRGVVQRALSLHKAEMTRLLQVAEAVPAHIAGAIGPGSKGWQAPLDGPRGIFETRGRCRHRAG, encoded by the coding sequence ATGAGCAAGCGCAAGGATCATCTGAAGGCACTGTTCGGCGGCACGGGCGAGGGCGAAGCAGCCAGTCCGGCGCCCGAACCGAAGCCTGCGCCGCGTGCGCCAGAAACCAAACCGGCACCCTCCCCGGCCAAGGCCGACGCACCGCCGCGCAGCTCTTCAGGCGCCGTCAAGGCGATGGGGCTCACTCTCTCTTCCATGACCCGCGAGGTGGAAGACGCGCGTGCCATCCGCGAAAGCCTTGCCAAGGGCGAGCGCATCGTCGAGGTCGACCCCGAGCTGATCGACCCTTCTCTGGTGCGCGATCGCCTGAGCCGAGAGGACGATGGCGACGAGGATTTCAACGCTCTGGTGGAAAGCGTGCGCGAGAACGGCCAGCAGGTGCCGGTCCTGTTGCGCCCTCACCCGACCGAAACCGGACGCTTCCAGGTGGCCTATGGCCATCGCCGCGTTCGGGCAGCCGCACGGCTCAAACGTCCGGTTCAGGCTATCGTGCGCACGCTCAACGACGATGAGCTGGTGTTGGCGCAGGGCAAGGAAAACACCGAGCGGCGCAATCTCTCCTTCATCGAGCGGGCTTTCTTCGCCGATGCCTTGATGCGTCATGGCTTCGACCGTGGCGTCGTGCAGCGCGCGCTGTCATTGCACAAGGCGGAGATGACGCGGCTGCTTCAGGTGGCCGAAGCGGTGCCCGCACACATTGCCGGTGCGATCGGCCCCGGCTCCAAAGGCTGGCAGGCCCCGCTGGATGGCCCTCGCGGAATTTTTGAAACGCGAGGCCGCTGTCGTCATCGCGCAGGATGA
- the repC gene encoding plasmid replication protein RepC: MTDRFAISPFGGKGLARAQFLVNEQVRRARKALNGHSAEAQSPSEHAVDKWQLLRAVTEARLVLGLSDRTIVVLEALASFSTERQLDPGGDLVVFPSNAELSLRARGMAPATLRRHLAALVKAGLILRRDSANGKRYARRSEEGQIEEAFGFDLAPLVMRACEIETHAAEARRLARAIRALRSEVTIHLRDIAAIVEAAAEEGRGRSFAPFAERLAALSGRLGRNTDWETLKARRDALLALRNEVEKAYLEGLSEADLEARDAELMVYENINMSANANQNERHIHNSNTDSQFETYREKVEAGAIPPNLETKSAVGSDHDTVSDRKTGRRQPEAEGGGQKPSVGFETVASACPQMRDYAPDGLSDWRDLMKAAETVRSMLGVSPDAWAEARAEMGDINAAITIAAMLERAEVIRSPGGYLRRLTERANSGAFSVKPMLNALISARQKAVLGQN, encoded by the coding sequence ATGACAGACAGATTTGCAATCTCGCCATTCGGCGGGAAAGGGTTGGCGCGTGCCCAATTCCTGGTCAACGAGCAGGTGCGGCGTGCGCGAAAAGCGCTGAATGGACATTCCGCAGAGGCGCAATCTCCGTCGGAACACGCGGTAGACAAGTGGCAATTGCTGCGCGCCGTGACCGAAGCGCGGCTGGTGCTTGGGCTTTCGGACAGGACGATTGTGGTCCTGGAGGCGCTGGCGAGCTTCAGCACCGAGCGCCAGCTCGATCCGGGCGGCGATCTGGTGGTGTTTCCCTCGAATGCCGAGCTTTCCCTCCGGGCCCGCGGCATGGCGCCTGCGACGCTGCGGCGGCATCTGGCCGCCCTCGTGAAGGCCGGGCTCATCCTGCGGCGCGACAGTGCCAATGGAAAGCGCTATGCGCGGCGCAGCGAGGAGGGCCAGATCGAGGAGGCTTTCGGGTTCGATCTTGCGCCACTCGTCATGCGCGCTTGCGAGATCGAGACCCATGCGGCCGAGGCACGCCGTCTGGCGCGCGCCATCAGGGCCTTGAGAAGCGAGGTCACCATCCATCTGCGCGACATCGCCGCGATCGTCGAGGCCGCCGCCGAAGAGGGCAGGGGACGTTCCTTCGCGCCTTTTGCCGAGCGCCTGGCCGCACTCTCCGGCCGGCTTGGCAGAAACACTGACTGGGAAACGCTGAAGGCCCGCCGCGATGCCCTTCTGGCTTTGCGCAATGAGGTGGAGAAAGCCTATCTGGAAGGCCTGAGCGAGGCAGATCTGGAGGCCCGTGATGCTGAGCTCATGGTATATGAAAACATAAATATGAGCGCCAATGCCAATCAAAATGAGCGCCATATTCATAATTCAAACACAGACTCCCAATTTGAAACCTACCGGGAAAAAGTTGAAGCGGGGGCGATACCGCCCAACCTTGAAACCAAATCGGCGGTTGGAAGCGATCACGACACCGTATCCGACCGAAAGACAGGGCGCCGACAGCCGGAAGCGGAGGGAGGCGGCCAAAAACCATCCGTCGGGTTTGAAACGGTGGCTTCTGCCTGCCCGCAAATGCGTGATTATGCGCCGGACGGGCTGTCAGACTGGCGCGACCTGATGAAGGCGGCCGAAACCGTTCGCTCCATGCTCGGTGTTTCACCGGATGCCTGGGCTGAGGCCCGTGCCGAGATGGGCGACATCAACGCGGCAATCACCATTGCGGCCATGCTGGAGCGCGCGGAGGTCATTCGCTCGCCCGGCGGCTATCTCCGACGGCTGACAGAGCGGGCGAATTCCGGTGCGTTTTCGGTGAAACCGATGCTGAATGCGCTTATTTCAGCTCGCCAGAAGGCGGTTTTGGGCCAAAATTAG
- a CDS encoding antitoxin Xre/MbcA/ParS toxin-binding domain-containing protein — protein MTATDFDFAAEHFADERAPFLSARRVSDLLGVTMVELSRLIGVARNTLTAKSGQRKVDQALSPVVRILAMATAMAGNEHRAVIWFKHQPIPGWAGKTAYDLVGEGKADKVLAYLEAVRAGVYA, from the coding sequence ATGACAGCGACGGATTTTGATTTCGCGGCGGAGCATTTTGCCGACGAAAGAGCTCCCTTTCTTTCCGCCCGCCGGGTGTCTGACCTGCTCGGTGTGACGATGGTTGAGCTCTCGCGCCTGATTGGTGTTGCACGCAACACGCTTACGGCCAAATCCGGCCAACGCAAGGTGGATCAGGCCTTGAGCCCGGTCGTGCGCATTCTCGCCATGGCAACCGCAATGGCCGGCAATGAACACCGGGCGGTGATCTGGTTCAAGCACCAGCCAATCCCCGGCTGGGCGGGCAAAACCGCCTATGATCTCGTCGGCGAAGGCAAGGCCGACAAGGTTCTCGCCTATCTCGAAGCGGTGCGCGCCGGCGTTTATGCCTGA
- a CDS encoding RES family NAD+ phosphorylase: MPEGLRTETLWRAYVPRWAHEPLSGDGAARFGGRWNPVGAPALYVACELSTAWAEYNQGFVQHPALIAQLTLSNARLADLTNAAVMKVHGVSPDIHQCEWRSEMDEGRVPETHRLRETLMEKGFHGVIYPSFMSPGGSCVALWRWNGEGAPVLSVTDPEHRLPKDAASWL, translated from the coding sequence ATGCCTGAGGGTCTGCGGACCGAAACGCTCTGGCGGGCCTATGTTCCGCGCTGGGCTCACGAACCGCTTTCAGGCGATGGGGCGGCGCGTTTCGGCGGGCGCTGGAACCCGGTGGGCGCGCCCGCGCTCTATGTCGCATGTGAGCTTTCAACGGCCTGGGCGGAGTATAATCAGGGCTTTGTGCAGCATCCCGCGCTCATTGCGCAGCTCACGCTCTCCAACGCACGGCTGGCGGATTTGACGAATGCGGCGGTCATGAAGGTTCATGGTGTTTCGCCGGATATCCATCAGTGCGAGTGGCGGTCCGAGATGGATGAGGGCCGTGTTCCCGAAACGCATCGGCTGCGCGAAACGCTTATGGAAAAAGGCTTTCACGGGGTGATTTATCCGTCCTTCATGTCGCCTGGCGGAAGCTGTGTTGCGCTCTGGCGTTGGAACGGGGAGGGGGCGCCGGTTCTCTCTGTTACGGATCCCGAGCACCGATTGCCCAAGGACGCCGCCTCCTGGCTCTAG
- a CDS encoding WGR domain-containing protein, with amino-acid sequence MSINPHQCSLRRVDPARNMARYYTLSVEPTLFGDAALVRQWGRIGTRGQFKINLFDNTQSAEAALLRLRKIKERRGYR; translated from the coding sequence ATGTCTATCAACCCGCATCAATGTTCCCTGAGACGCGTCGATCCCGCGCGCAACATGGCGCGCTACTACACGCTTTCCGTTGAGCCGACCCTTTTCGGCGATGCAGCACTTGTGCGGCAATGGGGGCGGATCGGCACGCGCGGACAGTTCAAGATCAACCTGTTCGACAACACGCAGTCCGCGGAAGCCGCACTTTTGCGGCTCAGGAAAATCAAGGAACGGCGCGGCTATCGATGA
- a CDS encoding tyrosine-type recombinase/integrase, giving the protein MDNSDLPDIVDLVLAMGEEVASPPPPAAADPLVETARNYARAARSEATQRAFAADWRHFSSWCRRSGYSALPADPRVVGLYLSACASSTPRPTVSTLERRLSGLTQSYSQRGERLDRKDPHITEVFAGIRRRHGRPPIQKEALLAEDILAMIETLPNDLRGLRDRAILLVGFASGLRRSEIVGLDAGAEQTEDGSGWVEIFDKGALITLRGKTGWREVEIGRGSADRSCPVEALKTWMRFGRIAHGPLFRRIRGQSRVEESRLNDRHIARLVKRAAFDAGLRPELSEKERERLFSGHSLRAGLASSAEVDERFVQKQLGHTSAEMTRRYQRRRDRFRVNLTKASGL; this is encoded by the coding sequence ATGGATAATTCAGACCTGCCCGACATTGTCGATCTGGTGCTTGCGATGGGTGAGGAGGTCGCCTCCCCTCCCCCGCCTGCTGCTGCCGATCCTCTCGTTGAGACTGCCCGCAATTATGCGCGGGCGGCCCGGTCTGAAGCCACGCAGCGCGCCTTTGCAGCCGACTGGCGTCACTTTTCCTCCTGGTGTCGCCGGTCGGGCTATTCCGCGCTTCCCGCCGATCCGCGCGTGGTGGGTCTTTATCTCTCCGCCTGTGCGTCCTCCACCCCGCGCCCCACCGTTTCAACGCTGGAACGCCGGCTTTCCGGCCTGACCCAGAGCTATTCGCAGCGCGGCGAAAGGCTCGATCGCAAGGATCCGCACATCACCGAGGTTTTTGCCGGCATCCGCCGCAGGCATGGACGCCCGCCCATCCAGAAAGAAGCGCTTCTCGCAGAAGACATTCTGGCCATGATCGAGACCCTCCCCAACGATCTGCGCGGCCTCAGGGACCGGGCGATCCTGCTTGTCGGTTTTGCCAGCGGTCTGCGTCGTTCGGAGATCGTCGGGCTCGATGCCGGCGCCGAGCAGACCGAGGATGGCAGCGGATGGGTGGAAATCTTCGACAAGGGCGCCCTGATCACCCTGCGCGGCAAGACGGGCTGGCGCGAGGTGGAAATCGGGCGCGGTTCGGCCGACCGCTCCTGCCCCGTGGAAGCGCTGAAAACGTGGATGCGGTTCGGACGCATTGCCCACGGCCCGCTCTTTCGCAGGATTCGCGGCCAGAGCAGGGTTGAAGAAAGCCGGCTCAATGACAGGCACATTGCCCGCCTGGTAAAACGTGCGGCATTCGATGCGGGCCTGCGCCCCGAGCTTTCCGAGAAGGAGCGCGAAAGGCTGTTTTCGGGCCATTCCCTGCGGGCCGGTCTCGCTTCTTCCGCAGAAGTGGACGAGCGTTTTGTCCAGAAGCAGCTCGGCCACACAAGTGCGGAAATGACCCGCCGCTATCAGCGACGGCGCGACCGGTTTCGTGTCAATCTGACCAAAGCCAGCGGGCTCTGA
- a CDS encoding DUF1403 family protein — translation MKCAAAASRLMGRGEDESALRDAVLLTGAGDDPGPAGKIFLAYRRLASRRFAMSSSTIAELSNLLGLAMGEEVEAVVDHAETVVQSGGAAPFAAAEFVKATMTERADAEALAWALADGLIATMLGWSRPVPLLMAQRYGSAFRLNGERGRIDPADPAFARAVCLALVQGVEAALRSAGDISRRADTLVSILPKLRTRGAGTVVQKLLDEDALPASAPGCNLSRWASKRLFERLEHFGAVRELSGRSSFRIFGL, via the coding sequence CTGAAATGCGCCGCAGCGGCATCGAGGCTCATGGGACGCGGTGAGGACGAGAGTGCGCTGCGCGATGCGGTGCTGCTGACCGGGGCGGGGGATGACCCGGGCCCCGCCGGCAAGATTTTCCTTGCCTACCGGCGCTTGGCTTCGCGTCGCTTTGCAATGTCATCTTCCACGATCGCGGAGCTTTCAAACCTGCTCGGCCTTGCGATGGGAGAGGAGGTCGAGGCTGTGGTGGACCACGCGGAAACAGTGGTTCAGTCGGGTGGTGCCGCGCCCTTTGCTGCTGCGGAATTCGTAAAGGCGACAATGACGGAACGCGCGGATGCCGAGGCGCTGGCATGGGCGCTCGCGGATGGGCTGATTGCAACGATGCTTGGCTGGTCTCGTCCCGTTCCGCTGCTCATGGCGCAGCGCTATGGCTCCGCATTTCGGCTGAACGGAGAGAGGGGGCGCATCGATCCCGCAGATCCGGCCTTTGCCCGGGCGGTGTGCCTCGCGCTGGTTCAGGGGGTAGAGGCCGCGCTTCGCTCGGCAGGTGACATCTCGCGCCGTGCCGACACGCTTGTTTCCATTTTGCCGAAACTGCGGACCAGGGGAGCGGGTACGGTCGTGCAGAAGCTGCTCGATGAAGATGCCCTTCCGGCCTCGGCGCCCGGTTGCAACCTTTCCCGCTGGGCCTCGAAGCGTCTCTTCGAACGGCTTGAGCATTTCGGAGCCGTGCGCGAACTCTCCGGGCGTTCATCATTCCGGATCTTCGGATTGTGA
- a CDS encoding YkoF family thiamine/hydroxymethylpyrimidine-binding protein — MFAGAQLSLYPMTDDFVDVIMSSLSAFDPWRDRLRIETDDISTLVVGPPEVLFPALRDFYVAAASTRHHVVMRATLSRGCPGEPDDPICATSALANPSEPLEDRQKAALAAVADARATSEIARAQFSLYVMGAGDHMAEIMGCIDFLKSSGVFDRSKNFCSRLTGDAGPVFATLEQAFCRFGPPEGHVTIDLTVSANSPSTA; from the coding sequence ATGTTCGCAGGTGCGCAGCTTTCCCTTTATCCGATGACCGACGATTTCGTCGATGTCATCATGTCGTCGCTCTCTGCCTTCGACCCCTGGCGCGATCGGCTGCGGATCGAAACCGACGATATCTCGACGCTGGTTGTCGGTCCGCCCGAAGTGCTCTTTCCGGCCCTGCGCGATTTCTATGTCGCTGCCGCATCCACGCGGCATCACGTCGTCATGCGCGCCACGCTCTCGCGCGGATGCCCCGGCGAGCCGGATGATCCGATCTGTGCGACCTCGGCGCTTGCCAACCCTTCCGAGCCTCTGGAGGATCGTCAGAAGGCGGCACTTGCGGCGGTGGCAGATGCCAGGGCGACCTCGGAAATCGCACGGGCGCAATTCTCGCTCTATGTGATGGGCGCCGGCGACCACATGGCCGAAATCATGGGCTGCATCGACTTCCTGAAGTCGAGCGGTGTCTTCGACCGCTCCAAGAATTTCTGTTCGCGCCTCACGGGAGATGCCGGTCCCGTGTTTGCGACGCTCGAACAGGCGTTCTGTCGCTTCGGCCCGCCGGAAGGCCATGTAACGATCGATCTGACCGTTTCCGCCAACAGCCCCTCCACGGCGTGA
- a CDS encoding ABC transporter permease, with product MTQGLPRPVGGRLARGLPALASIAGAMILWEVYVRVSGISPLVLPAPSRVVEQMAANRTLLWDNTLPTLSATLTGFAFSVSIAFALSVALDFLPKARRALFPIFVVSQTLPLVAIAPLAVLWFGFGLTPKILLVALVTFFPMLVALVDGYESTDPEIETLMRSMGASRWKVFRAARFPSAMPYFFAGLRISITYAVVAAIFSEYVGARAGLGIVILNAKNSFRPDLMLAAVVVSSTLTLVLFGVSALLQRVLLRWRQAGQGQ from the coding sequence ATGACACAGGGTTTGCCCCGCCCTGTGGGCGGACGGCTGGCGCGTGGCCTGCCCGCACTGGCGAGCATTGCCGGCGCCATGATCCTTTGGGAAGTCTATGTGCGGGTCTCGGGCATCTCGCCGCTTGTTCTGCCGGCGCCTTCGCGCGTGGTGGAACAGATGGCAGCCAATCGAACGTTGCTGTGGGACAACACGCTGCCGACATTGAGCGCCACGCTGACCGGTTTTGCCTTTTCCGTCAGCATTGCGTTTGCGCTGTCGGTTGCACTCGATTTTCTGCCGAAGGCGCGGCGTGCGCTGTTTCCGATTTTCGTCGTGAGCCAGACCCTGCCGCTGGTGGCCATCGCGCCGCTGGCGGTGCTCTGGTTCGGCTTCGGTCTCACACCGAAGATTCTGCTTGTGGCGCTTGTTACTTTCTTCCCGATGCTCGTCGCGCTGGTGGACGGTTATGAATCGACCGATCCCGAGATCGAAACGCTGATGCGTTCCATGGGGGCATCGCGCTGGAAGGTGTTTCGCGCCGCGCGTTTTCCCTCCGCCATGCCCTATTTCTTCGCTGGTCTTCGAATTTCGATCACCTATGCCGTGGTGGCGGCGATCTTCTCCGAATATGTCGGCGCGCGTGCCGGGCTGGGGATTGTCATTCTCAATGCCAAGAACAGTTTTCGTCCCGATCTGATGCTGGCGGCCGTGGTCGTAAGCTCCACGCTGACACTGGTTCTCTTCGGCGTGTCTGCATTGTTGCAGCGGGTGCTGCTGCGCTGGCGACAAGCGGGGCAGGGACAATGA
- a CDS encoding ABC transporter ATP-binding protein produces the protein MNALELRNVGVSLGETEVLDDVSLRVGQGEFVSILGPSGAGKSTLFRLLTGALQPDSGEILRNGTALKRDGKTFAFMPQRDALMPWRRIIDNVILGLEVQGVSRTEARARALPLFAEFGLEGFEQRYPAELSGGMRQRAALLRTVIQARPIQLLDEPFGALDALTRAQMQRWLEGRWSAARWTTLLVTHDVREAVALSDRIYVLSRRPARVISEMIVRAPRPRLGAALPEEARTQEEELLNILLSQTGE, from the coding sequence ATGAACGCTCTGGAACTGCGCAATGTGGGCGTCTCGCTTGGCGAGACAGAAGTGCTCGACGACGTATCGCTGCGTGTCGGGCAGGGTGAGTTCGTTTCCATTCTCGGCCCGTCGGGAGCAGGAAAATCGACTCTGTTCCGGTTGCTGACAGGAGCACTCCAACCCGATAGCGGCGAGATCCTGCGTAATGGCACGGCGCTGAAGCGCGACGGCAAGACCTTTGCGTTCATGCCGCAACGCGATGCGCTGATGCCGTGGCGGCGCATCATCGACAACGTCATCCTTGGGCTGGAGGTGCAGGGTGTGTCCCGCACCGAGGCCCGCGCACGCGCGCTGCCGCTGTTTGCGGAGTTCGGGCTGGAGGGGTTCGAACAGCGCTACCCGGCGGAACTTTCGGGCGGGATGCGCCAGCGGGCTGCGTTGCTTCGAACGGTGATACAGGCGCGGCCCATCCAGCTTCTGGACGAACCCTTCGGCGCGCTCGATGCGCTGACGCGCGCGCAGATGCAGCGCTGGCTGGAAGGTCGCTGGAGCGCCGCCCGCTGGACCACACTGCTTGTGACGCACGATGTGCGCGAGGCGGTGGCGCTATCGGACCGCATCTACGTGCTGTCCCGCCGGCCCGCCCGGGTGATTTCCGAAATGATCGTCCGCGCTCCGCGCCCGCGCCTTGGCGCGGCGCTGCCGGAAGAAGCGCGGACCCAGGAAGAAGAGCTTTTGAATATCTTGCTCAGTCAGACAGGAGAATGA
- a CDS encoding ABC transporter substrate-binding protein, with the protein MKGLIAAALMLGAMALPAVAQERLSVALDWTPNTNHVGLYVAQAKGWFEEAGLDVEILPYTDTSSGTLVATGVAEFGILSSIGFYSQRATGADLTVVMAVMQHETGRLVFNGEREDIQRPADLDGMTYAGFGSAWEQALISTIIQNDGGKGEFETVTLGTSAYEALANGTVDFTLEVSTWEGVNSVLLNRPQRAFRYADYGVPDQHTTYLGANGTWLDANPETAKAFVEAAQRGYAFAAENPEEAAEMLIAETGGMLSNPELVRASMKAIVDGGYLQDEGEPVGLIDAGMFGNITKFMFEAGVMRDADGKRLEEMPDVSTWFTNAYLVR; encoded by the coding sequence ATGAAAGGCCTGATAGCCGCAGCACTGATGCTGGGCGCAATGGCGCTGCCAGCCGTGGCGCAGGAGCGCCTGAGCGTTGCGCTGGACTGGACGCCGAACACCAACCATGTGGGCCTTTATGTCGCCCAGGCGAAGGGCTGGTTCGAGGAAGCGGGTCTCGATGTGGAGATTCTGCCCTATACCGACACCTCGTCTGGCACGCTGGTGGCAACAGGCGTGGCCGAATTCGGCATTTTGAGCTCCATCGGCTTCTACAGCCAGCGCGCCACGGGCGCGGATCTCACGGTTGTCATGGCGGTGATGCAGCATGAGACAGGCCGTCTCGTCTTCAATGGCGAGCGCGAGGACATTCAGCGCCCTGCCGACCTCGACGGCATGACCTATGCCGGCTTCGGCAGCGCATGGGAACAGGCGCTTATCTCGACCATCATCCAGAACGATGGTGGAAAGGGCGAGTTCGAGACCGTCACACTGGGCACATCTGCCTATGAGGCGCTCGCCAACGGGACGGTGGATTTCACGCTTGAGGTGAGTACCTGGGAGGGGGTGAACTCCGTTCTGCTCAACCGGCCGCAGCGGGCGTTTCGCTATGCCGATTATGGCGTGCCCGATCAGCACACCACCTATCTGGGGGCGAATGGGACCTGGCTTGATGCGAACCCGGAGACAGCGAAAGCCTTCGTAGAGGCCGCACAGCGTGGCTATGCCTTCGCCGCCGAAAACCCGGAAGAAGCAGCGGAGATGCTGATCGCCGAAACCGGCGGCATGCTTTCCAATCCCGAACTGGTGCGGGCCTCGATGAAAGCCATCGTGGATGGCGGCTATCTTCAGGATGAAGGCGAGCCGGTGGGGCTCATCGATGCCGGGATGTTTGGCAACATCACGAAGTTCATGTTCGAGGCCGGCGTGATGCGCGATGCAGATGGCAAGCGCCTTGAAGAGATGCCTGACGTTTCGACCTGGTTCACCAATGCCTATCTGGTGCGGTAG
- a CDS encoding aldehyde dehydrogenase family protein, whose translation MLQRKDFYIDGRWVPPVTPRELDVINPADEQPFATISLGSAADVDKAVSAARAAFAGWSTTTREERIEFLETLVEEYKQRIDDMAKAISAEMGAPMKLATEAQAAAGLGHMKAFIRALRNFTFEHPLDERNPQEYIVYEPIGVCGLITPWNWPMNQVALKVVPALAAGCTVVLKPSEVAPMSSLLFAEIMDKAGVPAGVFNLVNGDGPTVGEAMSRHPDIDMMSFTGSTRAGTSVMKAAADTVKRVTLELGGKSPNIVFADSDISKSVARGAAQCFQNTGQSCNAPSRMLVERSVYDEAVSIAAETAENCKVGDPSEDGNHIGPLSSAVQFEKVQALIEAGIKEGARLVAGGPGRPEGFNRGYYARPTVFADVSNDMRIAREEIFGPVLAMIPFDTEEEAIEIANDTPYGLSAYVQSGDRERLRRVSRQLRSGMVQLNGTGRAPGSPFGGYKQSGLGREGGKWGIEDFLEVKAISGWE comes from the coding sequence ATGCTGCAACGCAAAGATTTCTACATCGACGGACGCTGGGTTCCGCCGGTGACCCCGCGAGAGCTCGACGTCATCAACCCCGCAGACGAACAGCCCTTCGCAACCATATCGCTGGGCAGCGCGGCAGATGTGGACAAGGCCGTCAGCGCTGCACGTGCGGCATTTGCCGGCTGGAGCACCACGACCCGTGAAGAGCGGATAGAATTTCTCGAAACGCTCGTGGAGGAATACAAGCAGCGCATCGACGACATGGCGAAGGCCATTTCTGCAGAAATGGGCGCACCGATGAAGCTTGCGACAGAGGCGCAGGCTGCAGCCGGCCTTGGGCACATGAAGGCGTTCATTCGCGCGCTCAGGAATTTCACCTTCGAGCACCCGCTCGACGAGCGCAATCCGCAGGAATACATCGTCTACGAGCCCATCGGTGTCTGCGGTCTCATCACACCGTGGAACTGGCCCATGAACCAGGTGGCTCTCAAGGTCGTTCCGGCTCTCGCCGCCGGCTGCACCGTGGTTCTGAAACCCTCCGAAGTGGCGCCGATGTCCTCGCTTCTCTTCGCCGAGATCATGGACAAGGCCGGCGTCCCCGCCGGTGTCTTCAATCTGGTGAATGGCGACGGCCCGACCGTCGGCGAGGCCATGTCGCGACATCCCGACATCGACATGATGTCTTTCACGGGTTCCACCCGCGCCGGCACCTCGGTCATGAAGGCCGCCGCCGACACGGTCAAGCGTGTCACGCTGGAGCTGGGTGGAAAGTCGCCCAACATCGTCTTTGCAGACAGCGACATTTCGAAATCGGTGGCACGCGGCGCGGCCCAGTGTTTTCAGAACACCGGACAATCCTGCAACGCTCCCTCCCGCATGCTGGTCGAGCGCTCCGTCTATGATGAAGCCGTTTCCATCGCTGCCGAAACGGCGGAAAACTGCAAGGTGGGCGACCCAAGCGAGGACGGAAATCATATCGGACCCCTCTCCTCGGCAGTCCAGTTCGAGAAAGTTCAGGCGCTCATCGAGGCAGGGATAAAGGAAGGCGCGCGCCTCGTTGCAGGCGGCCCCGGTCGCCCGGAAGGCTTCAACCGCGGCTATTATGCACGGCCCACCGTTTTCGCCGATGTTTCAAACGACATGCGCATTGCGCGCGAAGAAATTTTCGGTCCGGTGCTGGCGATGATCCCCTTCGACACGGAAGAGGAAGCAATCGAGATCGCCAACGACACGCCCTACGGGCTGTCGGCCTATGTCCAGTCGGGCGACCGCGAACGCCTTCGCCGGGTCTCGCGCCAGCTTCGCTCCGGCATGGTCCAGCTCAACGGAACCGGGCGTGCACCGGGAAGCCCCTTTGGCGGTTACAAGCAGTCCGGCCTCGGCCGCGAAGGTGGCAAATGGGGCATCGAGGACTTCCTCGAAGTCAAGGCCATCTCTGGCTGGGAATAA